From Victivallis lenta:
AATAGTCGTGCAGGATCTTCCGGGCGATCCGCATCGCGGGCTCCTCGCCGTACAGGCCGATCATTTCGCCGATATGCGCGCGCATGAGTTCCAGCCACTCCGCGATCGTCGGCGGACGGTAGGCGTCGCCCTCGGCAAGCTCGCGAAACAGCCACGGATTCCCCATCGCACCGCGCGCGAGCATGACCGCGCCGCAGCCGGTTTCGCGCCGGATCTCATCGTATTTTTCCCGTCCGGTCACGCCGCCGTTCGCCACGATCCGCACTCCCGGCAGCGCTTCGCGGACCTGCCGGATGATGCCGTAGGCGACCGGCCCGGCATAAAACGCCTCCTTGATCCGGCCATGCACGGTGATCGCCTGCGCGCCGAGCTCCGCCAGCCCCTTCGCCAGCGCCAGCGTCGGAGCCGGGTCCTCCGCGTCGACAATGCGGATCTTGGCCGACAGCACATGCTTCGAGCGCTCCCGGAACAGGGAGAAACAAGCCAATGCCCGGTCGATATGCCGCCCGAGCTCAGCTCCGGCCCCCTTCTTCGCAACTTTCGGAACCGGGCAGCCGAGATTGAAGTCGAGCACGTCGAACTCGTATTCGTTCAGCACGTCGAGCGCGATTTTCAGATGCTCCTCGTTCGCGCCGACCAGCTGGACGCCGAGAAACGGCTCGTCGCCGCCGCGCAGCAGCATCGACTCCGATCGTTTCCGGGCATAGGCGAGCGACGCGGCATCGACCATCTCGGTAAAGGCGTAAACGCAGCCGCACTTCCGTGCCGCCCGGCGGTAAGGCAAATCAGTATAACCCGAAAGAGGCGCCATCAGCAGCGCCCCTTCCGGATACGGGAACAAACTCATTTCATCACTTCATTTTTATGATCTGCTGCTGCAGCTTCCGCAGCGCCTGATTCTGAATCTGGCGGACCCGCTCGTTCGTGCAGCCGATGATGGCGCCGACCTCTTCGAGCGTGCGGACCGGTTCGCCGTCGAGCCCGAACCGCAGGCGAAGCACCTGCTTCTCGCGCTCCGGCAGCGTCTCGAGCAGCGCGAGCAGCTGCTCGACGTCCTCGAGGTTGATCAGTTCCTGGTCCGGGCCCGGTGCGGTCTCATCATAGACGAACTCCATGAATTCGCCGCTCTCGGACTCCTCTCCGGAGACCGGCGCATTCAGCGAATGGACCTCGACCTGGTTGCTGCTGCGCAGCCGCTGGATCGTCGCGACCGGAAGCTTCGCCTCCGCGGCCACCTCCTCGTCAGTCGGTTCGCGCCCGAGCTTTTCGGTCAGCTCCTTCGCCACTTTGCGGATTCGCCGCCAGTTGATCTGCGTGCCGATCGGAACCCGCACCGTGCGGGCCTGCTCGGCGATCGCCTGGCGGATCGCCTGTTTGATCCACCACGCGCTGTACGTGCTGAAACGCGCACCGCGCGACGGATCAAACTTATGGGCCGCGGTGATCAAACCGCGGTTCCCCTCCGAAACCAGGTCCTCCCAGGACAGGCCGCGCCCGAGAAAGTCGTTCGCAATCTTCTGCACCAGTCTGAGATTCTGCTCGATGAGCGCATTGACGCGCTCTTCCTCAGTCTCCTGCTTCGTGCCGGTATTCTCCTCCATTTCCGACCTCGCTTTCCTGAGTATATGCGGGGAATCTTCCGGAACCTCCGTCTCCGGCGCCTCTCCTGAAAACTCCCGGTTAGATGGAATCGAGCGTGCCCTTATACTCCTCGAGCAACGCATCGAGTGCAATCGTCTTCCTGCCGTTCCTGGAACGAAGAATCAGTTCGTTCCGCATCGTGACCGTCCCGATCAGGGCGCAGGTCACGCCTTTGAGCTTCTCCTCGAAAGCCGCGCGGTTCGCCGGCGGAACCGTCGCAACGAACCGGCTGTTCGACTCCGAGAAAAGCTTCTCAAGATCGCTGCAGTTCTCGGCCGGAATCGCGTCAAGGTCGATTTCGAGCCCGAGACGGCCCGCCATCGCGGTCCGCGCAAACGCCACGGCCAGGCCGCCCAGCGCCGGCGTGGTCAGCGAATGGACCAGTTCGGCCTCCGTCGCAGCCGAAACCGCCTTGTAAATCGCCTTCGCCTTCCCGGCGTCAACCTTCGGAACGTTGTTGCCGAGCGCGTCGAGCATCGCGAAATATTCGCTGCCGCCAAGCTCGGGACGGGTCATGCCGATCACGTAAACGAGGTCGCCCGGCTGCTTCGCATCGGGCGTCACCGCCTTCGACACGTCGTCCATCTTCGCAATCATGCTGAACAGGAGCGACGGCGGAATCGAAATCTTGCGTCCGCCGCGCGTGCTGTCGTTCTTCATCGAGTCCTTGCCCGAGATGCACGGAACCAGAAACGCCTTCGTGTAGTCTGCCAGTGCCTGATTCGCGCGGACCAGCTGCGCGAGCTTGTATTCGCCGTCCGGCGTCTTCTCGCTCCGAACCGGATCCGGCCAGCAGAAGTTGTCGAGGCAGGCGAGCCGGTCGAGTTTGCCGCCGACCGCGATGACCCGGCGGATGCCGAGATCGATCTCGCTCGCCGCCATGTGGTAGGTGTCGATGTCGCTGTAACGCGGCAGCAGAGCCGACGAGAGAATGACGCCCTCGGTCGACAGCGGTTCGATCATGGTCACCGTCGCATCGCCCTGAACGTCGCGGAACTTGCCGACGAACGGCTTCACGACGCTCAACCCCTTCACCTCGTGGTCGTACTGGCGCGCCTTGTATTCGTCGGAACAGAGATTGAGCCGCCCCATCATCTTCACGAGGTCTTCGGCATAGTCGCGCGTCGAGAGATCCGGCTCCTCGAACTTCGGCGCCTTCCAGACCGCCTTCAGGTGCATCTGCGGCAGGCCGTCATGCATGAATTCGAGGTCGAGCAGGCAGACGGTCTTGCCGTCGTACTGCATATGGAACTTGCCGTCATCGGTAAATTCGCCGAGGACCGACACTTCGACGTCGCGTTCGGCCGCGAGCGCCTTGAATTCTTCGATCTTTTCGGGCGGAACCGCGAAGCTCATGCGCTCCTGCGCCTCCGAAACCAGAATCTCCCACGGCTGAAGCCCGGCGTACTTGACCGGCGCCTTCGCAAGATCCATGCGGCAGCCGTTGCAATGCTCGGCCATCTCGCCGACGCTGGACGAAAGGCCGCCCGCGCCGTTGTCGGTGATAAAGCGGTAGAGCCCGCGGTCGCGCGCTTCGCGGATGAAATCGCCGAGCTTCTTCTGGGTGATCGGGTCACCGATCTGCACGGCCTGCACGGGACTGTCCTTATGCAGCTCCTCGCTTGAGAAGGTCGCGCCGTGGATGCCGTCCTTGCCGATGCGTCCGCCGCCCATGACGATGAGGTCGCCCGGCTCGATCTTCTTGGTCCAGCCCGGAACGCCGTTGACCGCCTTCGGCAGCGTGCCGACCGTGCCGCAGTAAACCAGCGGCTTGCCGATGTAGCGCGCATCGAAATACTCGAAGCCGTTGCCGTACGGGATGCCGGACTGGTTGCCGCCGTCGATCACGCCCTTGTGGACGCCGTCGCGCAGCCGCCGCGGGTGCAGCAGCCCCTCCGGCACATCCTTGTCGTCGGTGAACGGCGAACCGAGGCAGTAGCCCCAGACGTTGATCAGCAGATCGGCCCCCTGCCCGGTGCCGAGCGGATCGCGGTTCACGCCGACGATCCCGGTCATCGCGCCGCCGTACGGGTCGAGCGCCGACGGGCTGTTGTGCGTCTCGACCTTGTAGACGAGATCGACCTTGTCGTTGAATTTGATGACGCCGGCGTTGTCCTTGAAGACCGAAACGAGGAAGTCGACCTTTTCGCCGATCTCCTTCGTGCTCTTCTGGATGAAGGTTTTGTAGCAGGAGGTGATCTCCTGCTTCTCGCCGGTCTCCTCGTCCGTATAATCGACCTTTGCGGCGAAAATCTTGTGTTTGCAATGTTCGCTCCAGGTCTGGGCGATGACTTCGAGCTCGACGTCGGTCGGGTTCTTCCCGAGACCGTACTCCGCGCGGTTCTCCGCCTTGCGGAAGTAGTTCTGGATCGCCTTCATCTCGTCGAGCGACAGCGCGAGAATGCCCTTGCGGCTGATCTCCATAAGCTCGTCGTCGGAGACTTCGAGATCGTACTCGCGCACCTTCACGTCGTTGACGGCGGTCACAAACGGCAGATTCATCGGAATCCCGTCGGCGACCTCTTCGCCGGAGAGCACCCGGACGGTCTGGATCAGCTCATTCGCCAGCAGCTTCGACGCGATCGTCCCGGCCTGCTCCCGCGTGAGTTTGCTGCCGTAGAACAGATATTCTGTCGAGCTGAAGACGGCCTCGTCCTCGCCGAGCTTCCGGCCGAGGATATCGCCGACGGCGGACTTGGCCGAGCGGCCGACATTGTCAGTCACGCCCGGACGGAAACCGACCGCAACCAGATATTCGCACTCCGGAAGCTCCTGGAAATTCTCGGATTTCGCAGCCGTAACCCGCCACCCCTGAAGCACCGGATTGTAAAGAAGTTCCGCAACTTTCTGCGCTTCCTTTTCCGTAATATCGGCCGCAATCGTGTAGATATCGCGGGTCCAGACCTTCTCCACCGGGAAGCCGAAGAATTTCTCGATCTGCTTCTTCACGCCCTCCCCGCGGGCGTCGCGCCACTGCGGCAGCGGCGAAATTTCAATCCTGTAATTCATTGTAAACCGGGCCTTTCAATCAGTTGCATCGTCATGGGGGTAATTTACACCCGAACTCGTCCGGATACAAATTCGTTCCGTCATTTTTTCGGCATTCCGCCCCCCGGCGGAAGGACGGCGGTAAAATGCATCGGCACAATGTGCGTCAAGCGCTTGAAAATCCGGATTTTCCGGGGTATATTACATAAATTTTTTTGTATATCAACATCATACACTCATACAGAGGAATCGCCATGCCGATCACATTCAATGAAAAAAACCGGGTGTTCAAGCTCGACGCGGGGAACTCCACCTATGCGTTCCTGATTGAGCCCAACGGTTATATCGCCCATCTCTGCTACGGCGGAAAAATCGACTCCGACGCGCTCGAATACCTGTACCGGCCGATGGACCGCGCCTTTTCGCCCGCCGCGCCCGGAACTCAGGCCCCCGAATCGCGCGACGTGATTCCGCAGGAATTC
This genomic window contains:
- a CDS encoding tRNA dihydrouridine synthase, producing the protein MSLFPYPEGALLMAPLSGYTDLPYRRAARKCGCVYAFTEMVDAASLAYARKRSESMLLRGGDEPFLGVQLVGANEEHLKIALDVLNEYEFDVLDFNLGCPVPKVAKKGAGAELGRHIDRALACFSLFRERSKHVLSAKIRIVDAEDPAPTLALAKGLAELGAQAITVHGRIKEAFYAGPVAYGIIRQVREALPGVRIVANGGVTGREKYDEIRRETGCGAVMLARGAMGNPWLFRELAEGDAYRPPTIAEWLELMRAHIGEMIGLYGEEPAMRIARKILHDYFRGRGFHSEIRSRISFLGTKAEFDAFLEAVPAAHSETYWSRPGAERRLRREESAAE
- a CDS encoding AIR synthase-related protein, which encodes MNYRIEISPLPQWRDARGEGVKKQIEKFFGFPVEKVWTRDIYTIAADITEKEAQKVAELLYNPVLQGWRVTAAKSENFQELPECEYLVAVGFRPGVTDNVGRSAKSAVGDILGRKLGEDEAVFSSTEYLFYGSKLTREQAGTIASKLLANELIQTVRVLSGEEVADGIPMNLPFVTAVNDVKVREYDLEVSDDELMEISRKGILALSLDEMKAIQNYFRKAENRAEYGLGKNPTDVELEVIAQTWSEHCKHKIFAAKVDYTDEETGEKQEITSCYKTFIQKSTKEIGEKVDFLVSVFKDNAGVIKFNDKVDLVYKVETHNSPSALDPYGGAMTGIVGVNRDPLGTGQGADLLINVWGYCLGSPFTDDKDVPEGLLHPRRLRDGVHKGVIDGGNQSGIPYGNGFEYFDARYIGKPLVYCGTVGTLPKAVNGVPGWTKKIEPGDLIVMGGGRIGKDGIHGATFSSEELHKDSPVQAVQIGDPITQKKLGDFIREARDRGLYRFITDNGAGGLSSSVGEMAEHCNGCRMDLAKAPVKYAGLQPWEILVSEAQERMSFAVPPEKIEEFKALAAERDVEVSVLGEFTDDGKFHMQYDGKTVCLLDLEFMHDGLPQMHLKAVWKAPKFEEPDLSTRDYAEDLVKMMGRLNLCSDEYKARQYDHEVKGLSVVKPFVGKFRDVQGDATVTMIEPLSTEGVILSSALLPRYSDIDTYHMAASEIDLGIRRVIAVGGKLDRLACLDNFCWPDPVRSEKTPDGEYKLAQLVRANQALADYTKAFLVPCISGKDSMKNDSTRGGRKISIPPSLLFSMIAKMDDVSKAVTPDAKQPGDLVYVIGMTRPELGGSEYFAMLDALGNNVPKVDAGKAKAIYKAVSAATEAELVHSLTTPALGGLAVAFARTAMAGRLGLEIDLDAIPAENCSDLEKLFSESNSRFVATVPPANRAAFEEKLKGVTCALIGTVTMRNELILRSRNGRKTIALDALLEEYKGTLDSI
- a CDS encoding sigma-70 family RNA polymerase sigma factor; translated protein: MEENTGTKQETEEERVNALIEQNLRLVQKIANDFLGRGLSWEDLVSEGNRGLITAAHKFDPSRGARFSTYSAWWIKQAIRQAIAEQARTVRVPIGTQINWRRIRKVAKELTEKLGREPTDEEVAAEAKLPVATIQRLRSSNQVEVHSLNAPVSGEESESGEFMEFVYDETAPGPDQELINLEDVEQLLALLETLPEREKQVLRLRFGLDGEPVRTLEEVGAIIGCTNERVRQIQNQALRKLQQQIIKMK